From one Paramormyrops kingsleyae isolate MSU_618 chromosome 1, PKINGS_0.4, whole genome shotgun sequence genomic stretch:
- the LOC140578840 gene encoding uncharacterized protein: protein MVMTATRRTSHDQQPDQAAQSRPVSVMAVTDDGVNPFPPSRNTKMVMTATLPTSHDHRVPALGAIYTTVDEFCRSSPSPGEGKAPTDEVPQPPHKRKAVLVTDPLDLKLDLKLDLKLDVKLDVKLGCLPSCLPGCKLEMKSTPAGPNHYPTLDQQQHVNPVTISVSPHFPQAPTVRGSFHQGDRRFGINGNKQCVANSLMAILMCKIKNVLSWSVTDLDQVLLNGDDLYSTIRDAGRIRDASGYLFVRDLPTEYTLNGVTFEIKYHDDMFVGLFGVSEYGGMRDVLMSADEAVRRVFSQFDACLFTIKVNTCALIKQGSWYVVIDSHSRREDGTSEALGRSILAYHCSLDSLLNHIAILGLSLDATGEQFEITAVSVSTESILQQHSEGNSSSVTRLDQLTSTPETGYGLWLLL from the exons ATGGTGATGACTGCGACTCGGCGGACGAGCCACGACCAACAACCTGACCAGGCCGCACAGTCGCGGCCTGTGTCTGTCATGGCTgtgactgatgacggggttaacccATTTCCCCCCTCTCGGAATACCAAAATGGTGATGACTGCGACTTTGCCGACTAGCCATGACCACCGGGTTCCCGCCCTGGGTGCCATTTATACGACAGTTGACGAGTTTTGTAGGTCTTCTCCTTCCCCTGGTGAAGGAAAGGCACCGACGGACGAGGTACCGCAGCCCCCTCACAAAAGAAAGGCTGTTCTTGTGACGGACCCCCTTGATTTGAAACTTGATTTGAAACTTGATTTGAAACTTGATGTGAAACTTGATGTGAAACTTGGTTGCCTACCCAGTTGCCTACCCGGTTGCAAACTTGAGATGAAAAGTACCCCGGCAGGGCCAAACCATTACCCAACCCTGGATCAGCAACAGCATGTGAACCCTGTAACTATCAGTGTAtctcctcattttcctcaggcacCTACAGTTAGAGGCTCATTCCATCAAGGAGACCGACGATTTGGAATCAACGGTAACAAACAGTGTGTGGCTAATAGTTTGATGGCTATACTgatgtgtaaaataaagaatGTCTTAAGCTGGTCGGTCACAGACCTtgatcaagtgctgctgaaCGGAGACGACCTCTACAGTACCATCAGAGACGCTGGGAGAATTCGAGATGCTTCTGGGTATCTGTTTGTCAGAGATCTACCAACAGAGTACACATTGAATGGTGTTACTTTTGAAATAAAGTACCACGATGACATGTTTGTTGGATTGTTTGGTGTGAGTGAGTATGGAGGTATGCGTGATGTTCTTATGTCTGCTGATGAAGCGGTAAGAAGAGTATTCTCACAGTTTGATGCATGTCTTTTTACCATAAAAGTCAATACCTGTGCTCTCATTAAGCAAGggtcatggtatgtggtgatcgacTCGCATTCCCGACGGGAAGATGGCACAAGCGAAGCGTTGGGCAGAAGCATACTGGCTTACCACTGTAGCCTAGACTCTTTGTTGAACCACATTGCTATCCTGGGCCTGTCTTTAGATGCAACGGGGGAGcagtttgagattacagctgtgagtgtATCCACCGAAAGCATCCTGCAGCAGCATTCAGAAGGTAACTCCTCATCAGTCACCAGACTCGACCAGTTGACCAGCACACCAGAGACTGGATATG GTCTTTGGCTTTTGCTATAA